A stretch of Hippoglossus hippoglossus isolate fHipHip1 chromosome 20, fHipHip1.pri, whole genome shotgun sequence DNA encodes these proteins:
- the nck1b gene encoding cytoplasmic protein NCK1 isoform X2 — protein sequence MDMANLFKHFFRIGKVKSRKGGMRDTASNADTDMYADNGERLYDLNLPALVKFSYTAEREDELSLVKGTRVIVMEKCSDGWWRGSYNGRSGWFPSNYVTEDMDGTAGGGGMGDPVGSLTEKLAAVVNSTTNGNRVLHTVQALYPFSSENDEELNFEKGEVMEVVEKPENDPEWWKCRKADGQLGLVPKNYVTVLDSASHKPAAGLAGPPTPDCDYISPSGTGRFAGKEWYYGKVTRHQAEVALNQRGSEGDFLIRDSESSPNDFSISLKAQSKNKHFKVQLKETLYCIGQRKFNSMEELVEHYKKAPIFTSEQGDKLYLVKALAAS from the exons GAATTGGGAAGGTGAAGAGCAgaaaaggagggatgagggacaCGGCGTCCAACGCTGACACAGACATGTATGCCGATAATGGCGAGCGGCTCTACGACCTCAACCTGCCTGCCCTGGTCAAGTTCAGCTACACGGCTGAGCGCGAGGACGAGCTGTCTCTTGTGAAGGGCACACGGGTGATAGTGATGGAGAAGTGCAGCGACGGGTGGTGGCGCGGCAGCTACAATGGACGTTCGGGTTGGTTTCCGTCCAACTACGTGACGGAGGACATGGATGGGACAGCGGGGGGAGGGGGAATGGGTGACCCGGTGGGATCGCTAACAGAGAAGCTGGCGGCCGTGGTGAACAGCACCACAAACGGGAACAGGGTGCTGCACACGGTCCAGGCGCTCTACCCCTTCAGCTCAGAAAACGACGAGGAGCTGAACTTTGAGAAGGGCGAGGTGATGGAGGTCGTGGAGAAGCCGGAGAACGACCCGGAGTGGTGGAAGTGCCGCAAAGCGGACGGACAGCTCGGCTTGGTGCCTAAGAACTACGTCACCGTGCTGGACTCCGCCTCCCATAAACCCGCAGCGGGGCTCGCCGGGCCGCCCACACCTGACTGTGACTACATCTCGCCTTCAGGCACCGGGCGCTTTGCAGGGAAGGAGTGGTACTACGGAAAGGTGACGCGCCATCAGGCGGAGGTGGCGCTCAACCAGAGGGGGTCGGAGGGAGACTTCCTCATCCGAGACAGCGAGTCATCG ccAAACGACTTCTCCATCTCCCTGAAGGCGCAGAGCAAGAACAAGCATTTCAAAGTGCAGCTGAAGGAAACCCTTTACTGCATCGGACAGCGCAAGTTCAACTCTATGGAGGAGCTTGTTGAACACTACAAAAAAGCCCCCATCTTCACCAGTGAGCAGGGAGACAAACTGTACCTGGTCAAGGCCTTGGCAGCCTCCTGA
- the bdh1 gene encoding D-beta-hydroxybutyrate dehydrogenase, mitochondrial yields MAPQSVFRGAALVLFSVFLTVLLGLGLPALLNALMRLLGFPDSSVTECVVVVYAGFVLFVATPRIPRGLEQVSGRAVFITGCDSGFGHALAKHLHRLGFTVFAGCFLKDKGGEGAKELEEFHSDRMKLVQLDVCSEEQVNQAVEFIKENLEDSERGLWAVVNNAGVSTFGEVEFTSMDTYKKVSEVNLWGTIRVTKAVLPLIRRAKGRVVNLASLYGRMGNVMRSPYCVSKYGVEAFSDCLRYEMKSWGVKVSIVEPGNFIPATSILTRDIVASTANKLWSEAPSIVKDDYGKAHFEQHTALMRSFCSSGLKSMAPVLDDITDAIMSKHPYARYCPSEPHWWIRLQLMTHLPTAVSDLLYF; encoded by the exons ATGGCGCCTCAGTCCGTGTTCCGAGGGGCTGCGCTCGTGCTGTTCTCGGTGTTTCTCACCGTGCTGCTCGGGCTCGGTCTACCGGCGCTGCTCAACGCGCTCATGCGGCTGCTCGGCTTCCCGGACAGCAGCGTCACGGAGTGCGTGGTGGTTGTGTACGCGGGGTTCGTGCTGTTCGTCGCGACGCCCCGGATCCCCCGAGGACTGGAGCAG GTGAGCGGTCGAGCCGTGTTCATCACAGGCTGTGACAGTGGGTTCGGTCACGCGCTCGCCAAACATCTGCACAGGCTGGGCTTCACCGTGTTCGCTGGATGTTTTCTGAAG gATAAAGGTGGAGAAGGAGCCAAGGAGCTCGAGGAGTTCCACTCCGATCGCATGAAGCTCGTCCAGCTGGACGTGTGCAGCGAGGAGCAGGTGAACCAGGCTGTTGAATTTATCAAAGAGAACCTGGAGGACTCTGAAAGAG GTCTGTGGGCCGTGGTGAACAACGCCGGCGTGTCAACCTTCGGAGAGGTGGAGTTTACCTCCATGGACACGTACAAGAAGGTGTCAGAGGTCAACCTGTGGGGAACCATCAGGGTCACCAAAGCTGTTCTGCCGTTAATCCGCAGAGCCAAAG GTCGTGTGGTGAACCTGGCCAGCCTGTACGGCAGGATGGGAAATGTCATGCGGTCTCCTTACTGCGTGTCTAAATACGGCGTGGAGGCCTTTTCGGACTGCCTGCGCTATGAGATGAAGTCCTGGGGAGTCAAAGTGTCCATCGTGGAACCCGGGAACTTCATCCCGGCCACCAGCATCCTGACCCGCGACATCGTGGCCAGCACGGCCAACAAGCTGTGGAGCGAGGCCCCCTCCATCGTGAAGGACGATTACGGGAAGGCCCACTTCGAGCAGCACACGGCTCTGATGCGCTCCTTCTGCAGCAGCGGACTCAAGAGCATGGCCCCCGTCTTGGACGACATCACCGACGCCATCATGTCCAAGCACCCGTACGCACGATACTGTCCCTCAGAGCCCCACTGGTGGATCAGACTGCAGCTCATGACCCACCTGCCCACCGCCGTGTCCGACCTTCTCTACTTCTAA